In Vibrio gangliei, a single window of DNA contains:
- a CDS encoding GNAT family N-acetyltransferase: MTPDHRLVTPRLKLRMITADESAIFAQAIQSSPSLYPWLDWCHTGFSQDEASDFIMHTRLNWVKNTAYGFGIYTQKKGELIGMVALTDVALTFNMGTIGYWICDQFQHKGYGKEATLALIDFCFSTLQLTRLECICDPDNVDSHYLAESCGGLKEGLARNRYLYDGKPKDGIVYSFIPE, translated from the coding sequence ATGACTCCTGACCATCGTTTAGTCACTCCAAGATTGAAATTACGTATGATCACGGCAGATGAAAGTGCGATTTTCGCTCAAGCTATTCAAAGTTCGCCTTCTCTTTATCCTTGGTTAGATTGGTGCCATACCGGGTTTTCACAAGATGAAGCGAGCGATTTCATCATGCATACTCGGCTAAATTGGGTAAAAAACACCGCTTATGGGTTTGGTATTTATACGCAAAAGAAAGGCGAACTTATTGGCATGGTGGCACTAACCGATGTGGCATTAACCTTTAACATGGGCACGATTGGCTATTGGATTTGTGACCAGTTTCAGCACAAGGGCTATGGAAAAGAAGCCACATTGGCCCTAATAGACTTTTGCTTTTCAACTCTGCAACTGACTCGCTTAGAGTGTATTTGCGATCCAGACAATGTCGATAGTCACTATTTAGCAGAAAGCTGTGGTGGATTAAAAGAAGGGCTAGCGCGTAATCGTTACTTGTATGATGGCAAGCCTAAAGATGGCATCGTTTATTCATTTATTCCTGAATAG
- a CDS encoding NAD(P)/FAD-dependent oxidoreductase, whose amino-acid sequence MTRIVVVGGGAGGLELATKLGRTLGRKRRATVTLVDRKASHLWKPLLHEVATGSLDEGVDALSYRAHAKNHSFDFQMGSLEGIDRERKVISLSEIRDENDELLIPSREIEYDILVLAIGSKSNDFNTPGVKENCIFLDSPEQAHRFRKEMNNLFLKLHAKHGEGTVDIAIVGGGATGVELSAELHNAIKELHTYGFEDLDSTKLNVNLVEAGERILPALPPRISAAAHSELTKLGVNVRTATMVTQADSEGLVTKDGERIPAQLMVWAAGIKAPDFMKEIAGLETNRINQIVVKETLQSTRDDDIYVIGDLASCQQKDGTFVPPRAQAAHQMASLAYRNIVAQMNGHTLKAYTYKDHGSLVSLSRFSTVGSLMGNLTKGSMMIEGRIARVVYISLYRMHLVALHGCFKTGLMMLVGRINRVLRPNLKLH is encoded by the coding sequence ATGACGCGAATCGTTGTTGTAGGTGGTGGTGCAGGTGGTCTTGAACTTGCAACCAAATTAGGCCGAACATTAGGGCGCAAACGTCGTGCCACGGTAACTTTGGTCGATCGTAAAGCCAGTCACTTATGGAAACCATTGTTGCATGAAGTGGCAACAGGTTCATTAGATGAAGGGGTGGATGCATTAAGCTACCGTGCTCATGCCAAGAATCACAGCTTTGATTTTCAAATGGGCAGCCTAGAGGGCATCGACCGTGAACGCAAAGTGATTTCGTTGAGCGAAATTCGTGATGAAAACGATGAACTGCTGATCCCAAGCCGTGAAATTGAATACGATATTTTGGTACTCGCGATTGGTTCTAAGTCGAATGATTTCAACACTCCTGGAGTGAAAGAAAACTGCATCTTCCTTGACAGCCCAGAGCAAGCGCACCGTTTCCGTAAAGAAATGAATAACCTGTTCCTAAAACTGCATGCTAAGCACGGTGAAGGTACAGTGGATATTGCGATTGTCGGTGGTGGTGCAACCGGTGTTGAGCTTTCAGCAGAGCTGCATAATGCAATTAAAGAATTGCACACCTATGGTTTCGAAGATCTTGATTCAACCAAATTGAACGTTAACTTAGTGGAAGCGGGCGAGCGCATTTTACCAGCTCTACCACCGCGCATTTCAGCGGCAGCGCATAGCGAATTGACTAAGTTAGGGGTGAATGTTCGTACTGCAACTATGGTCACGCAAGCGGATTCTGAAGGTTTAGTGACCAAAGATGGCGAGCGTATTCCAGCACAGTTGATGGTTTGGGCGGCGGGTATCAAAGCACCTGACTTTATGAAAGAGATTGCGGGTCTTGAAACCAACCGCATTAATCAGATTGTGGTTAAAGAGACGTTGCAATCAACACGTGATGACGATATTTACGTCATTGGTGACTTGGCATCTTGTCAGCAAAAAGATGGCACATTTGTTCCACCTCGAGCTCAAGCTGCGCACCAAATGGCAAGCCTAGCTTATCGTAATATCGTGGCACAAATGAACGGTCATACTTTAAAGGCTTACACCTACAAAGATCATGGTTCTTTGGTTTCATTAAGCCGCTTTTCAACTGTCGGTAGCTTGATGGGGAACCTGACCAAAGGCTCGATGATGATTGAGGGACGTATTGCACGCGTAGTGTATATCTCGTTGTACCGGATGCACCTTGTTGCACTGCATGGTTGCTTTAAGACGGGCTTGATGATGCTGGTTGGCCGCATTAACCGTGTATTACGACCAAACCTGAAACTGCACTAA
- the lolC gene encoding lipoprotein-releasing ABC transporter permease subunit LolC encodes MFHPVSAYIGLRYLKGRSGDKFSRFVSYMSTAGISIGVLSLVTVLSVMNGFEGQLKQKILGVLPQAVVSQANDKTAMSQTPPDFLNRIPHVEDISPVVRSEAIIQSASKLSAGLMVGIEPRDNDPIARRMMMGQISQLSPGSYHVFLGHTLARTLKVNVGSKVRLMVTNASQFTPLGRIPSQRNFTVAGIFNTGSDVDGMLMVTNIEDAGRLLRYSSNTISGWRLFFDDPFVVADLAQQVKHEQLLPEKWYWSDWRDQRGELFQAVRMEKNMMGLMLGLIIAVAAFNIISALIMVVMEKQSEVAILKTQGMSNHQILAIFMVQGASSGVIGAIVGGVLGTALAANLNSIMDGFGLSLFAPGTELPVVIEPLQVVVVIILAIGLSLLATLFPSYRAASVKPAEALRYE; translated from the coding sequence ATGTTTCACCCAGTTTCGGCCTACATTGGTTTGCGTTATTTGAAAGGTCGATCAGGCGATAAATTCAGTCGATTTGTTTCTTATATGTCAACGGCTGGCATTTCGATTGGTGTGCTTTCGTTAGTGACCGTGTTATCCGTGATGAATGGTTTCGAAGGCCAACTCAAACAAAAAATTCTTGGTGTGCTGCCGCAAGCGGTTGTCAGCCAAGCCAACGATAAAACGGCGATGAGCCAAACACCACCGGACTTCCTTAATCGCATCCCCCATGTGGAAGACATTTCTCCCGTTGTACGCAGTGAAGCCATCATTCAAAGTGCAAGTAAACTCAGTGCTGGTTTAATGGTGGGCATTGAGCCAAGAGACAATGACCCTATTGCGCGCCGCATGATGATGGGGCAAATATCGCAGCTCTCACCGGGCAGTTATCATGTTTTTCTTGGTCATACGCTGGCGAGAACGTTGAAAGTCAATGTCGGCTCAAAGGTGCGTTTAATGGTAACGAATGCGAGTCAATTTACGCCGCTTGGCCGAATTCCTAGTCAACGTAACTTTACTGTGGCTGGGATTTTTAATACCGGTTCCGATGTCGATGGTATGTTGATGGTCACCAATATTGAAGATGCTGGCCGTTTATTGCGTTATTCAAGTAATACGATTTCTGGTTGGCGATTGTTCTTTGATGACCCATTTGTGGTGGCTGACTTGGCTCAACAGGTAAAGCATGAACAATTACTGCCTGAAAAATGGTATTGGTCTGATTGGCGTGACCAACGTGGCGAGTTATTCCAAGCTGTGCGTATGGAAAAGAATATGATGGGGCTGATGCTAGGTTTAATCATTGCGGTTGCGGCTTTTAATATTATTTCTGCGCTGATCATGGTGGTGATGGAGAAGCAATCTGAAGTCGCGATTCTAAAAACTCAAGGTATGTCGAATCATCAGATCCTTGCCATTTTCATGGTGCAAGGTGCGAGCAGTGGCGTGATTGGCGCAATTGTGGGCGGTGTTTTAGGTACGGCATTGGCGGCGAATTTAAACAGCATCATGGATGGGTTTGGTTTGTCACTATTTGCACCTGGCACAGAATTGCCGGTTGTGATTGAACCGCTGCAAGTGGTGGTGGTGATCATACTTGCGATTGGTTTAAGTCTTCTGGCGACATTGTTTCCATCTTATCGCGCGGCTTCAGTCAAACCCGCAGAAGCGCTGCGTTACGAATAA
- a CDS encoding peptidoglycan binding protein CsiV: MKKLILFLLVFVSLPTFARSFDVEVIIFKRNVEPSQVNEAWPQDLEPINYDRAFSYRDSAAMSEHRASLLSSGYYRLNNQYQALNRHAGFKPLVHVTWRQNDRGERTSPVLHIQAGQDFSGKYAPDGRSLKEIAADGTPTSIEKSPLYELEGTVQVYVQHYLYLKTNLNLRVPGKNEVVLKDSVIEPSSEDEGDEVQVGNLEPIKPKVEVQDFLNSYRMQQKRQIRSGEIHYLDNPFLGVIIRIDKA, encoded by the coding sequence ATGAAAAAACTGATTTTATTTCTATTGGTTTTTGTTTCATTACCAACATTTGCGCGTTCTTTTGACGTTGAAGTCATCATTTTTAAACGCAATGTTGAGCCTTCTCAAGTTAACGAAGCATGGCCACAAGACTTAGAGCCAATTAACTATGACCGTGCTTTCTCATACCGCGATAGTGCCGCTATGTCTGAGCACAGAGCTAGCCTATTATCAAGTGGCTACTACCGTTTAAACAATCAATACCAAGCGCTTAACCGTCATGCCGGTTTTAAACCGCTAGTTCACGTGACTTGGCGTCAGAATGATCGTGGTGAGCGCACTTCCCCTGTGCTTCATATTCAAGCCGGTCAAGATTTTTCCGGTAAATACGCCCCTGATGGCCGCTCGCTAAAAGAAATCGCTGCCGATGGTACGCCAACATCGATTGAAAAATCGCCTCTTTATGAGCTAGAGGGCACGGTTCAGGTTTACGTTCAGCATTACTTATACTTAAAAACCAACCTAAACTTACGTGTACCTGGCAAAAATGAAGTGGTATTAAAAGATTCAGTGATCGAACCCTCTTCTGAAGATGAAGGTGATGAAGTGCAAGTCGGTAATCTTGAGCCAATCAAGCCAAAAGTTGAAGTGCAAGATTTCTTAAATAGCTACCGTATGCAGCAAAAACGCCAAATTCGCAGTGGTGAGATTCATTACTTAGACAATCCATTCCTAGGTGTGATTATACGTATCGACAAAGCGTAA
- the mfd gene encoding transcription-repair coupling factor → MSENSSKSASSLLQLPLPSKSGDKKHIGHLVGGAMALSIAELSQQHQGVTLLAVPDHQLAIKLQHEVSQFTPHSVSIFPDWETLPYDNFSPHQDIISDRIAQLYQLPTQKNGLIIVPISTLLQRQSPKDFLLKTTLMVKNGDLYSLEKLRMQLEHSGYRHVDQVFGPGEYASRGSIIDLFPMGCENPYRIDFFDDEIDSIRTFDAETQRTIEDIQEIRLLPAHEFPTTEAAIEDFRIRWRQRFEARREPESVYMQVSKGTWPAGIEYWQPLFFERTDTLFDYLPDNTLLLTTGDLEKSIDTFLADVDYRFEQRKVDPLRPLLEPHELWLRKDELFSHFKGMPQATLSVESIEEKAGRKNAAVTLLPNLHAQHQLKEPLSALRQFLEQYTTEHPKGKVIFSVESEGRREALNELLAPIKVRPKECDDLQQALTSKDKYSLVLGSTEHGFIHTSPDFVFICESDVLGDRVIQRRKKDRKAVNSDTVIRHLAELKPGQPVVHLDHGIGRYIGLQTLEAGGLATEYVTLEYLNNAKLYVPVSSLNLISRYSGGAEETAPLHKLGSDAWNKARQKAAEKVRDVAAELLDVYAKREIKKGFKFIHDKEQYANFKATFPFEETDDQSQAINAVLSDMCQAKTMDRLVCGDVGFGKTEVAMRATFLAVDNSKQVAVLVPTTLLAQQHFENFRDRFANLPVRVEVLSRFKSAKEQKQILADVAEGKVDIIIGTHKLLQDDIKFRDLGLLIVDEEHRFGVRQKEKVKAMRADVDILTLTATPIPRTLNMAMSGMRDLSIIATPPARRLAIKTFVRQSEDSVIREAVLREIMRGGQVYFLHNNVETIDKVAESLAKLVPEARVVTAHGQMRERELEGIMNDFYHQRFNLLVCTTIIETGIDVPTANTIIMDRADKLGLAQLHQLRGRVGRSHHQAYAYLLTPHPKALSKDAVKRLDAIASLEDLGAGFTLATHDLEIRGAGELLGDEQSGQIQSVGFSLYMEMLEQAVNALKEGKELSLDELLREQTEVELRLPALLPDDYIPDINTRLSMYKRIASVSNEDELAEMKVELIDRFGTLPDAAKNLLVISEMKLQAARIKAKKIEAHDKGGYIEFLPTADINPAFLVKLLQSSPKKFAMEGPTKFKFTVPLADRRERVNFINDLLAQFHQNRLPQAS, encoded by the coding sequence ATGTCTGAAAATTCTTCTAAGTCAGCGTCTTCCCTACTTCAACTCCCATTGCCGAGTAAAAGCGGCGATAAAAAGCACATTGGCCACCTGGTTGGCGGTGCGATGGCATTATCCATTGCCGAGTTGTCGCAGCAACATCAAGGGGTGACATTGCTTGCCGTACCCGATCATCAGCTTGCGATAAAACTTCAGCATGAAGTCAGTCAATTTACCCCGCATTCTGTGTCTATTTTCCCAGACTGGGAAACGCTGCCTTATGATAATTTTTCACCTCATCAAGACATTATTTCCGACCGCATAGCACAGTTGTATCAACTACCAACACAAAAGAATGGTTTGATCATTGTGCCAATCAGCACCTTATTACAACGTCAGTCGCCAAAGGATTTCTTATTAAAGACCACTTTGATGGTCAAGAATGGTGATTTGTATTCGTTGGAAAAACTGCGTATGCAACTTGAACACTCTGGTTATCGCCATGTTGACCAAGTCTTTGGACCGGGTGAATACGCGAGCCGCGGCTCCATCATCGATCTCTTTCCTATGGGTTGCGAAAATCCATATCGTATTGATTTCTTTGATGATGAAATTGACAGCATCCGTACTTTCGATGCCGAAACACAACGCACCATAGAAGACATTCAAGAAATTCGTCTGCTACCCGCTCATGAATTTCCAACCACTGAAGCGGCGATTGAAGATTTTCGTATTCGCTGGCGTCAACGCTTTGAAGCGCGCCGAGAGCCTGAATCTGTCTATATGCAGGTATCAAAAGGAACCTGGCCTGCCGGTATTGAATATTGGCAACCGCTGTTTTTTGAACGTACTGATACTCTGTTCGATTACCTGCCTGATAACACGTTATTGCTCACCACAGGCGATTTAGAAAAAAGCATTGATACCTTTTTAGCGGATGTCGATTATCGCTTTGAACAACGTAAAGTAGACCCATTGCGCCCATTGCTCGAACCGCATGAATTATGGTTACGCAAAGATGAGTTATTCAGCCACTTCAAAGGTATGCCACAAGCAACCTTGTCAGTTGAAAGCATTGAAGAAAAGGCCGGACGTAAGAATGCCGCTGTCACGTTATTGCCCAACCTGCATGCACAGCATCAGTTAAAAGAACCGTTATCTGCCCTGCGTCAATTTTTAGAGCAATACACAACCGAACATCCTAAAGGCAAAGTCATTTTCTCAGTTGAATCGGAAGGCCGTCGTGAAGCGCTCAACGAACTCCTTGCGCCCATTAAAGTGAGACCCAAAGAATGTGACGACTTACAGCAAGCGCTTACTTCAAAAGATAAATACTCACTGGTGCTGGGCTCAACTGAGCACGGTTTCATTCATACTTCACCAGACTTTGTATTCATTTGTGAAAGTGATGTGTTAGGCGATCGCGTTATTCAGCGTCGCAAAAAAGATCGCAAAGCGGTCAACAGTGATACCGTGATTCGTCATCTCGCTGAACTCAAACCGGGGCAACCTGTGGTTCACCTTGATCACGGCATTGGTCGCTATATTGGCTTGCAGACTCTTGAAGCGGGTGGTCTGGCGACAGAGTACGTCACACTGGAATATTTAAACAACGCCAAGTTATACGTGCCGGTTTCTTCACTGAACCTCATCAGTCGTTACTCTGGTGGCGCAGAAGAAACGGCACCACTGCATAAACTCGGTAGTGATGCCTGGAACAAAGCGCGCCAGAAAGCCGCGGAAAAAGTGCGTGATGTCGCCGCTGAATTACTCGATGTTTACGCTAAGCGTGAAATCAAAAAAGGCTTTAAATTTATTCACGATAAAGAACAATACGCTAACTTTAAAGCCACGTTCCCATTTGAAGAAACCGACGATCAATCGCAAGCCATTAATGCCGTGTTATCTGACATGTGCCAAGCCAAAACGATGGACCGCCTTGTGTGTGGTGATGTTGGCTTTGGTAAAACCGAAGTCGCCATGCGTGCGACTTTCTTAGCCGTAGACAATAGCAAGCAAGTCGCCGTATTAGTCCCCACGACACTGCTAGCCCAACAACACTTTGAAAACTTCCGTGACCGCTTCGCTAACTTACCGGTTCGAGTTGAAGTGTTATCGCGCTTTAAATCAGCCAAAGAACAAAAACAAATTTTGGCCGATGTGGCAGAAGGGAAAGTCGACATCATTATTGGTACTCACAAACTGCTGCAAGATGACATCAAATTCCGAGATTTAGGGCTCTTGATTGTCGATGAAGAACACCGCTTTGGCGTACGTCAAAAAGAAAAAGTGAAAGCGATGCGTGCCGATGTCGATATTTTGACACTGACTGCCACCCCAATTCCACGTACTTTAAATATGGCAATGAGTGGCATGCGCGATCTTTCGATTATTGCCACCCCACCCGCACGTCGCTTAGCGATTAAAACTTTTGTGCGACAAAGTGAAGACAGCGTGATCCGTGAGGCGGTACTGCGTGAAATCATGCGCGGTGGTCAAGTGTACTTCTTACATAATAATGTAGAAACGATTGATAAAGTTGCGGAAAGCCTTGCCAAACTGGTTCCCGAGGCGCGTGTGGTGACTGCTCATGGACAAATGCGCGAACGTGAACTCGAAGGCATAATGAACGATTTCTATCACCAGCGTTTTAACTTGTTGGTATGTACCACCATTATTGAAACCGGTATCGATGTGCCGACCGCCAATACCATTATTATGGACCGAGCAGATAAACTCGGCCTGGCGCAGTTACATCAATTACGTGGCCGTGTGGGTCGTTCTCACCACCAAGCCTATGCGTACTTGCTCACACCGCATCCGAAAGCCCTAAGTAAAGATGCCGTTAAACGCCTTGATGCTATCGCTTCATTAGAAGATCTTGGCGCAGGCTTTACCCTTGCTACCCACGATTTAGAAATTCGTGGTGCTGGTGAATTATTAGGTGACGAACAAAGTGGTCAAATTCAGTCCGTTGGCTTCTCGTTATACATGGAGATGCTAGAACAAGCGGTCAATGCGTTAAAAGAAGGCAAAGAATTGTCATTAGACGAACTTTTACGTGAACAAACTGAAGTAGAATTACGTTTACCTGCATTACTGCCTGATGACTACATTCCTGACATTAATACACGCTTATCGATGTACAAGCGTATCGCCAGTGTCAGTAATGAAGATGAATTGGCAGAAATGAAAGTGGAACTGATTGATCGCTTTGGCACACTGCCCGATGCAGCAAAAAATTTATTGGTTATCAGTGAAATGAAACTTCAAGCTGCTAGAATAAAAGCGAAAAAAATTGAGGCTCATGATAAAGGTGGCTACATTGAATTTTTACCAACCGCAGATATCAACCCTGCATTCTTGGTGAAATTATTGCAATCGTCACCGAAAAAATTTGCAATGGAAGGCCCCACAAAGTTCAAGTTTACTGTACCATTAGCAGATAGACGTGAACGGGTGAACTTTATTAACGATTTACTAGCCCAGTTTCATCAAAACCGCTTACCTCAAGCTAGTTAA
- the lolD gene encoding lipoprotein-releasing ABC transporter ATP-binding protein LolD has protein sequence MNPLLSCQNISKTYQEGSLETEVLKGVSLSINKGDFLAIVGSSGSGKSTLLHILGALDDASAGDVTVLGQSLLSLSGNKQAKLRNQHIGFVYQFHHLLADFTALENVAMPLLIGKLSAADAKQKAQAILEKVGLGHRLEHRPSELSGGERQRVAIARALVNSPDLVLADEPTGNLDQKTALEIYDLMRQLNRDFGTAFLVVTHDAQLAQKMDKQYTMRDGVLAWQQDDDSLDVAGE, from the coding sequence ATGAATCCTTTATTAAGCTGTCAAAATATCAGTAAAACTTACCAAGAGGGCAGTCTCGAAACCGAAGTGCTGAAAGGGGTGAGTTTATCCATTAATAAAGGCGATTTTTTAGCGATTGTCGGCTCTTCTGGCTCAGGTAAAAGTACATTGCTTCATATTCTTGGTGCTTTAGATGATGCCAGTGCCGGGGATGTGACGGTGCTCGGACAATCCTTACTGAGCCTTTCTGGTAATAAGCAAGCGAAACTGCGTAATCAGCACATCGGCTTTGTATACCAATTCCACCATTTGTTGGCAGATTTTACCGCGTTAGAAAATGTTGCAATGCCATTATTAATTGGCAAATTAAGCGCAGCGGATGCTAAACAAAAAGCACAGGCTATTTTAGAAAAAGTCGGGTTAGGCCACCGTTTAGAACATCGTCCATCAGAGCTTTCCGGCGGTGAGCGTCAACGGGTTGCCATTGCGAGAGCGTTAGTGAATTCACCCGATTTGGTGTTGGCTGATGAACCCACCGGTAACCTTGACCAAAAAACCGCACTAGAAATTTATGATTTAATGCGTCAGCTAAATCGTGATTTTGGTACCGCATTTTTGGTGGTGACGCATGATGCCCAATTAGCTCAGAAAATGGATAAGCAATATACCATGCGCGATGGTGTACTCGCTTGGCAACAAGATGACGATTCACTTGATGTGGCAGGTGAGTAA
- the lolE gene encoding lipoprotein-releasing ABC transporter permease subunit LolE produces the protein MFLSLFIGSKFSRAKERNKLVSFISFSSTIGIAVGVAVIIIGLSAMNGFERELENRVLSVIPQAEIEGVRDPVQNWNQIAAIANKHKQVKAVAPYVRFTALLERGSQLKAVEVRAVDADYERAVNSLSNFVDKDAWKNFRAGEGQIVLGKGVADKLGVKVGDGLTILIPPAGNSQDLSAPKRVRVHVTGFLTLGGQIDHGLVMIPLEDGQDYMNMGDAVTGVSLKVSPVFEADRIVREVGAYIPIYAYLKSWKEKYGFLHHDIQMVRTIMYLVMILVIGVASFNIVSTLMMAVKDRASDIAILRTMGASDGLIKRIFVWYGVLSGVLGSIVGSIIGVLVAYNLTPIIKGLESLIGHQFLSGDIYFIDFLPSQVAWSDVLLVSGTAITLSLLATWYPASRASKLNPATVLSAK, from the coding sequence ATGTTTTTATCTCTATTTATTGGTTCAAAATTCAGCCGAGCGAAAGAACGCAATAAGCTGGTTTCTTTTATTTCATTTTCTTCCACGATTGGGATTGCAGTCGGTGTTGCGGTGATCATTATTGGTCTTTCTGCGATGAACGGTTTTGAACGTGAACTGGAAAATCGCGTGTTATCAGTGATCCCGCAAGCGGAAATTGAAGGGGTACGAGACCCGGTACAAAACTGGAATCAAATTGCCGCTATTGCCAATAAACATAAACAAGTCAAAGCCGTTGCGCCTTATGTCCGTTTTACTGCATTACTCGAGCGTGGCAGCCAGCTTAAAGCGGTAGAAGTCCGTGCTGTTGATGCCGATTATGAACGTGCGGTGAATAGTTTATCCAACTTTGTTGATAAAGACGCGTGGAAAAACTTTCGTGCCGGTGAAGGCCAAATTGTATTGGGTAAAGGGGTGGCCGATAAGTTAGGTGTGAAAGTAGGCGATGGCCTGACGATTTTGATCCCACCTGCGGGTAATAGCCAAGATTTAAGTGCACCGAAGCGCGTTCGCGTGCATGTGACTGGCTTTCTCACACTCGGTGGTCAGATTGATCATGGCCTAGTGATGATTCCACTGGAAGACGGTCAAGACTACATGAACATGGGTGATGCTGTAACCGGTGTGTCGCTTAAAGTCTCTCCTGTGTTTGAAGCTGACCGAATCGTTCGTGAAGTCGGCGCTTATATTCCGATTTACGCTTACCTCAAAAGCTGGAAAGAGAAGTACGGATTTTTGCACCATGATATTCAAATGGTACGAACCATTATGTATTTAGTGATGATACTGGTGATTGGGGTGGCGAGCTTTAATATTGTTTCTACCTTGATGATGGCGGTAAAAGATCGCGCTTCAGATATTGCTATCTTACGCACGATGGGCGCGAGTGATGGCTTAATTAAACGTATTTTCGTTTGGTATGGCGTGCTTTCTGGTGTGCTTGGTAGCATTGTTGGCAGCATTATTGGTGTGCTGGTGGCATATAATTTAACGCCAATCATCAAAGGGTTAGAAAGCCTAATTGGACATCAATTCTTATCGGGCGATATTTATTTTATTGATTTTCTTCCTTCGCAAGTTGCGTGGTCAGATGTATTGCTGGTTTCCGGCACCGCGATCACTTTGAGCCTACTCGCAACCTGGTACCCAGCATCAAGAGCGAGCAAGTTGAATCCAGCAACGGTGCTGAGTGCGAAATAG